A DNA window from Labrys wisconsinensis contains the following coding sequences:
- a CDS encoding GumC family protein: MIDDRTEAAPAARPTGGAAPRLAGLTPALVLRAALRRRWLVVATTLATVLLVALGSTLLKPRYAATTQVFIDPRGVQAVQNDITANNVDSNAFTNLVESQTLIVLADKVLRPVVDSARLYADPDFAGRLAVPEDGADPAALEAARKAAVDTLKRQASVRRPERTSVIEITVTATAGEKAADLANAMAQSYLAQLAANQADLAQRTTSLLNDRLDTMQRRVREAETKVQDYKTRHNLLATPTGPVTEAQLADVNAQLGAARGKVADAQSRYDQIVAAQRSPDALGALPEAVSSVTIGNLRVQNVEARRSLASLSAVLGTQHPSVRAAAAQVEDTRRALDSELSRLAAASRMELKRAKDNETELTKTVDTLKGQVSDAGTASVGLRELEREADASRNVYQSFLARSRETGELAGLGATNASIVTAASAPASRSFPPRLSLLLMVGLVLGALVGLALAVLLEQMWPQPGAAAGDAAAAVPPAAAPRQPAAAPQAAAAPPPAPDPAPAFTPGPPVEAPPVFAAAAEETPLPEAALPAAVLPAAVLPEAVLPDMPLPEAIRLAPFPPAVLRNQERGQLDLTQIGLPVLTTSVAEHRAFLADMIAAIRPAPGPAAPRCLMVAGVNPAEQRTTLALNLALAAQARGARVMLMDYDEGGRLLTRRVAGALRHPLIGEAGDAGRLFHPTQTGIGLILFPERTPMSAIDPMQICDTVFDGRGFDLLVCDGPADLAGIRQDAATDIRRIGVVLTVDAGSAVPPDADPRRSVLGPCILKLVAVAEPGPEKAAAKPAA; encoded by the coding sequence ATGATTGACGACCGCACGGAGGCTGCGCCCGCGGCCCGCCCGACGGGCGGCGCCGCGCCGCGGCTCGCCGGCCTGACCCCGGCCCTGGTGTTGCGCGCGGCGCTGCGCCGCCGCTGGCTGGTGGTGGCGACGACGCTCGCGACCGTGTTGCTCGTCGCCCTCGGCAGCACGTTGCTCAAGCCGCGCTATGCCGCGACCACGCAGGTCTTCATCGACCCGCGCGGCGTTCAGGCGGTGCAGAACGACATCACAGCCAACAATGTCGATTCCAACGCCTTCACCAACCTGGTCGAGAGCCAGACGCTGATCGTGCTCGCCGACAAGGTGCTGCGCCCGGTGGTCGATTCGGCCCGCCTCTATGCCGATCCCGACTTCGCCGGCCGCCTCGCCGTGCCCGAGGACGGGGCCGACCCGGCGGCGCTGGAGGCGGCACGCAAGGCGGCCGTCGACACGCTGAAGCGCCAGGCGAGCGTCCGGCGGCCCGAGCGCACCTCGGTGATCGAGATCACGGTGACCGCCACGGCCGGCGAGAAGGCGGCCGACCTCGCCAACGCCATGGCGCAGAGCTATCTCGCCCAGCTCGCCGCGAACCAGGCGGATCTCGCCCAGCGCACCACCAGCCTGCTCAACGACCGCCTCGACACGATGCAGCGCCGGGTGCGCGAGGCCGAGACCAAGGTGCAGGACTACAAGACCCGGCACAATCTGCTCGCCACCCCCACCGGCCCGGTGACCGAGGCCCAGCTCGCCGACGTCAACGCCCAGCTCGGCGCGGCGCGGGGCAAGGTGGCGGACGCGCAGTCGCGCTACGACCAGATCGTGGCGGCGCAGCGCTCGCCCGACGCGCTCGGCGCCCTGCCGGAGGCGGTGAGCTCCGTCACCATCGGCAATCTCCGGGTGCAGAACGTCGAGGCGCGCCGCAGCCTCGCCTCGCTCTCGGCGGTGCTCGGCACCCAGCACCCCAGCGTGCGGGCCGCGGCCGCCCAGGTGGAGGACACGCGCCGCGCCCTCGACTCCGAGCTGTCCCGCCTCGCCGCCGCCTCGCGCATGGAGCTGAAGCGGGCCAAGGACAACGAGACCGAGCTCACCAAGACCGTCGACACGCTGAAGGGCCAGGTCTCCGATGCCGGCACGGCTTCGGTCGGGCTGCGCGAGCTCGAGCGCGAGGCCGATGCCAGCCGCAACGTCTACCAGTCCTTCCTCGCCCGCTCGCGCGAGACCGGCGAGCTCGCCGGCCTCGGCGCCACCAATGCCAGCATCGTCACCGCGGCGAGCGCGCCGGCGAGCCGCTCCTTCCCGCCGCGCCTCAGCCTGCTCCTGATGGTCGGCCTCGTGCTCGGCGCCCTCGTCGGCCTCGCCCTCGCCGTGCTGCTCGAGCAGATGTGGCCGCAGCCGGGTGCCGCGGCAGGTGACGCCGCCGCGGCGGTCCCGCCTGCCGCTGCGCCGCGACAGCCGGCCGCCGCCCCGCAGGCCGCGGCCGCGCCGCCGCCGGCTCCGGACCCGGCACCGGCCTTCACGCCGGGGCCGCCCGTCGAGGCGCCGCCCGTCTTCGCCGCGGCGGCCGAGGAGACGCCGCTGCCTGAAGCCGCGCTGCCTGCAGCAGTGTTGCCTGCAGCAGTGTTGCCTGAAGCCGTGCTGCCCGACATGCCGTTGCCCGAGGCGATCCGGCTGGCGCCGTTCCCGCCGGCGGTGCTGCGCAACCAGGAGCGCGGCCAGCTCGACCTCACCCAGATCGGCCTGCCGGTGCTCACGACAAGCGTGGCCGAGCATCGGGCCTTCCTGGCCGACATGATCGCGGCGATCCGCCCGGCGCCGGGCCCGGCCGCGCCGCGCTGCCTGATGGTGGCGGGCGTCAACCCGGCCGAGCAGCGCACGACGCTGGCGCTCAACCTGGCGCTGGCGGCGCAGGCGCGCGGCGCCCGCGTCATGCTGATGGACTATGACGAGGGCGGCCGCCTGCTCACCCGCCGCGTCGCCGGCGCGCTGCGCCACCCCCTGATCGGCGAGGCCGGCGACGCCGGGCGCCTGTTCCACCCCACTCAGACCGGCATCGGCCTGATCCTGTTTCCCGAGCGCACGCCGATGTCTGCCATCGACCCGATGCAGATCTGCGACACGGTGTTCGACGGGCGCGGCTTCGACCTCCTGGTCTGCGACGGCCCGGCCGACCTCGCCGGCATCCGCCAGGACGCGGCCACCGACATAAGGCGCATCGGCGTGGTGCTGACCGTCGATGCCGGCAGCGCCGTGCCGCCGGACGCCGACCCCCGGCGCTCGGTGCTCGGCCCCTGCATCCTCAAGCTCGTCGCCGTGGCCGAGCCGGGCCCGGAGAAGGCGGCCGCCAAGCCCGCGGCGTGA
- a CDS encoding outer membrane protein, with translation MNPLKLPPPGIAALALLGSMATAHAADLGAAPAEPAAPIPYAFNWTGFYIGDNVGYGFGGHDRVGLDVPYEGRKANDVGTLEDSGVFGGVQAGFNYQLGSFVFGFEADIQGSGISDMIRSHLILLNERDTVIGRSRVDWFGTVRPRIGFAWDRVLLYGTGGLAFGGIDYRVSADSVFGRTDLKSDDTQVGWTAGAGIEYAFMDNWSAKLEYKYVNFGKNYVAGRQNGLIVTTDETPDFQSVSVGLNYRFGGMPMAHPAEAGEPPDAFSWTGLYAGANLGYGFGGQDQVGLQVPNTGVPNIDDAGKFEDSGAFGGLQAGYNYQMGSFVVGVEGDMQGSGVSDRIHRDIRFLGQASTETGKSNIDWFGTLRPRAGFAWDRLLVYGTGGLAVGGVDYLVSAAGPFGRFDLRNDDTRVGWTAGAGIEYAFMDNWSAKLEYKYVNFGKEHLEGNIQGLYHDLPVTTDETPDFSSVDLGVNYRF, from the coding sequence ATGAACCCCCTGAAGCTCCCTCCGCCGGGCATTGCGGCACTGGCGCTCCTCGGCAGCATGGCAACGGCACATGCCGCCGACCTCGGCGCGGCTCCAGCTGAGCCGGCCGCGCCGATCCCCTATGCGTTCAACTGGACCGGCTTCTATATCGGCGACAATGTCGGCTACGGCTTCGGCGGCCACGACAGGGTCGGCCTGGACGTCCCGTATGAGGGCCGCAAAGCCAACGACGTCGGGACGCTCGAGGACAGCGGCGTGTTCGGCGGCGTTCAGGCCGGCTTCAACTACCAGCTAGGCTCGTTCGTCTTCGGCTTTGAAGCCGACATCCAGGGATCCGGCATCTCGGACATGATTCGCAGCCATCTCATACTCCTGAACGAGCGCGACACCGTGATCGGCAGGTCCAGGGTCGACTGGTTCGGCACGGTTCGTCCGCGGATCGGCTTCGCCTGGGACAGGGTCCTCCTCTACGGCACGGGAGGCCTGGCTTTCGGCGGCATCGACTATCGCGTGTCGGCTGACTCTGTGTTTGGTCGTACCGATCTGAAGAGCGACGACACACAGGTCGGATGGACGGCAGGCGCCGGCATCGAATACGCCTTCATGGACAACTGGTCGGCAAAGCTCGAGTACAAATATGTCAATTTCGGCAAGAACTACGTTGCAGGGCGGCAGAACGGGCTCATCGTGACGACCGATGAGACGCCGGACTTCCAGTCGGTGTCCGTCGGCCTCAACTACAGGTTCGGCGGCATGCCCATGGCCCACCCGGCCGAGGCGGGCGAGCCGCCCGACGCGTTCAGCTGGACCGGTCTCTATGCCGGCGCCAACCTCGGCTATGGTTTCGGCGGCCAGGACCAGGTCGGCTTGCAGGTGCCCAATACGGGCGTTCCTAACATCGACGATGCCGGCAAGTTCGAAGACAGCGGTGCATTCGGCGGCCTTCAGGCCGGCTACAACTACCAGATGGGCTCGTTCGTCGTCGGCGTCGAAGGCGATATGCAAGGATCCGGCGTTTCCGACAGGATCCATCGCGATATCAGGTTCCTGGGCCAGGCCAGCACCGAGACCGGCAAGTCCAACATCGACTGGTTCGGCACGCTTCGCCCGCGCGCCGGCTTCGCATGGGACAGGCTCCTCGTCTACGGCACGGGGGGCCTGGCCGTCGGCGGCGTCGACTATCTCGTGTCGGCTGCCGGCCCGTTTGGCCGCTTCGATCTGAGGAACGATGATACGCGGGTCGGGTGGACCGCAGGTGCCGGCATCGAATACGCCTTCATGGACAATTGGTCGGCGAAGCTCGAATACAAGTATGTGAATTTCGGCAAGGAGCACCTCGAGGGAAACATCCAGGGACTCTACCATGACCTGCCAGTGACGACCGACGAGACGCCGGACTTCAGCTCGGTGGATCTCGGCGTCAACTACAGGTTCTGA
- a CDS encoding DUF6492 family protein codes for MSGTISLITPSYRGDLARSALLFESVDRHARAFEKHYVIVHDEDLGLFAPFNRGRRQVMPVSRFLPGWLHAMPSFIRPRGRLYWWSLKAWPIRGWHTQQIVKIQAVATLPEERYCLIDSDNCFFRPFDVAALASPNPVPLYGDPGAVQADRPLHAPWLKAAHRLLGLPEPRFPADDHIGQIIVWDQATIRAMTARIEAVTGRGWVEALCREYEFSEYLIYGAFVTNDARRLAATAPTSRSLCRAYWDGETLDEAGLLALLRGSAPDQVAVCVQSFGATPLAAIRASIRAFEAEAEAAAPAPPQRNAAR; via the coding sequence GTGTCCGGTACAATCTCCCTCATCACCCCGAGCTATCGCGGCGATCTCGCGCGCTCGGCGCTGCTGTTCGAGAGCGTGGACCGGCATGCCCGCGCCTTCGAGAAACATTATGTCATCGTCCATGACGAGGACCTCGGCCTGTTCGCGCCGTTCAACCGCGGCCGCCGGCAGGTCATGCCGGTCTCGCGCTTCCTGCCGGGCTGGCTGCACGCCATGCCCTCCTTCATCCGTCCGCGCGGCCGCCTCTACTGGTGGTCGCTCAAGGCCTGGCCGATCCGCGGCTGGCACACCCAGCAGATCGTCAAGATTCAGGCGGTGGCGACCCTGCCGGAAGAGCGCTACTGCCTGATCGATTCCGACAATTGCTTCTTCCGCCCCTTCGACGTCGCCGCCCTGGCGAGCCCGAACCCGGTGCCGCTCTACGGCGACCCCGGCGCGGTGCAGGCGGACAGGCCGCTGCACGCCCCCTGGCTGAAGGCGGCGCACCGGCTGCTCGGCCTGCCGGAACCGCGCTTTCCCGCCGACGACCATATCGGCCAGATCATCGTCTGGGACCAGGCGACCATCCGCGCCATGACCGCCCGCATCGAGGCGGTCACCGGCCGCGGCTGGGTCGAGGCGCTGTGCCGCGAATACGAGTTCTCCGAATATCTCATCTACGGCGCCTTCGTGACCAACGACGCCCGGCGCCTCGCCGCCACCGCGCCGACGTCGCGCAGCCTCTGCCGCGCCTATTGGGACGGCGAGACCCTGGACGAGGCCGGCCTGCTCGCGCTGCTGCGCGGCTCCGCGCCCGACCAGGTGGCGGTCTGCGTGCAGTCCTTCGGCGCGACCCCGCTCGCCGCCATCCGCGCCAGCATCCGCGCCTTCGAGGCCGAGGCGGAGGCGGCTGCTCCGGCTCCGCCGCAGCGGAACGCGGCGCGATGA
- a CDS encoding lipopolysaccharide biosynthesis protein codes for MTLVRQTATYFVANAGSAAFGLLNVVVFTRLFGPAEYGVYVIGNGLAAILGALLFTWLKQAILREEAKADGTDIRGTVLLGFGLSCLAFPVIYIVASRLVALEGRAVAASILLALCVGFFELGQELLRARLQAGLYMRATLVRAVLVSAFGVAVTFFAGGLGLLLSGAAAYLASAGLTLRGVWTGAKLRLRDPRLWPLAVWGFPLTVSISVLALSSAIDRFIVAHILGAAAAGEYGASVDLVRQALIIPAISASSAFVPMAVRLLANEGPAATRRHLDDCLELLLAVTLPACIGFAVTAPHIADLILGPDFRPTAHAIMPIVAVAVVFQIATQQYLHIGFLLANRNVFYIVNTASTLAFNVVATSLLIGVLGVAGAAWGRVATEAFGFLNALILARWAFPMPLPPLRIARVAAAVAVMAVVVAALDRLLPAALDRVSLALLIPAGALAYVAACWVLDVAQVRARLGRTLAARFGAGQGAGALQPGERQG; via the coding sequence ATGACCCTCGTCCGCCAGACCGCCACCTATTTCGTCGCCAATGCCGGCTCGGCCGCCTTCGGCCTCCTCAACGTGGTGGTGTTCACGCGCCTGTTCGGGCCGGCCGAGTACGGCGTCTACGTCATCGGCAACGGCCTCGCCGCCATCCTCGGCGCACTGCTCTTCACCTGGCTGAAGCAGGCCATCCTGCGCGAGGAGGCCAAGGCCGACGGCACCGACATCCGCGGCACCGTGCTCCTCGGCTTCGGCCTCTCCTGCCTCGCCTTCCCGGTGATCTACATCGTCGCCTCCCGCCTCGTCGCACTGGAGGGGCGGGCCGTGGCCGCCTCGATCCTGCTGGCGCTCTGCGTCGGCTTCTTCGAGCTCGGCCAGGAGCTGCTCCGGGCCCGGCTGCAGGCCGGCCTCTACATGCGGGCGACGCTGGTGCGCGCCGTGCTGGTCTCGGCCTTCGGCGTGGCGGTGACCTTCTTCGCCGGCGGCCTCGGCCTCCTGCTCTCGGGCGCGGCCGCCTATCTCGCCAGCGCCGGCCTGACGCTGCGCGGCGTCTGGACCGGGGCGAAGCTGCGCCTGAGGGATCCGCGCCTGTGGCCGCTGGCGGTGTGGGGCTTTCCCCTCACCGTGTCGATCTCGGTGCTGGCTCTCTCCTCGGCGATCGACCGCTTCATCGTCGCGCATATCCTCGGGGCGGCGGCGGCGGGCGAATACGGCGCCTCGGTCGACCTGGTGCGCCAGGCCCTGATCATCCCGGCGATCAGCGCCTCCTCCGCCTTCGTGCCGATGGCGGTGCGCCTGCTCGCCAACGAGGGGCCGGCGGCGACGCGCCGCCATCTCGACGACTGCCTGGAGCTGCTGCTCGCCGTCACCCTGCCGGCCTGCATCGGCTTCGCCGTGACCGCGCCGCACATCGCCGACCTGATCCTCGGCCCGGACTTCCGCCCGACCGCCCATGCGATCATGCCGATCGTCGCGGTGGCGGTGGTGTTCCAGATCGCCACCCAGCAATACCTGCACATCGGCTTCCTCCTCGCCAACCGCAACGTCTTCTACATCGTCAACACCGCCTCGACGCTCGCCTTCAACGTGGTGGCGACGAGCCTGCTGATCGGCGTCCTCGGCGTTGCCGGCGCCGCCTGGGGGCGCGTCGCCACCGAGGCCTTCGGCTTCCTCAACGCCCTCATCCTGGCGCGCTGGGCCTTCCCGATGCCGCTGCCGCCGCTGCGCATCGCCCGCGTCGCCGCCGCGGTGGCTGTCATGGCCGTGGTGGTGGCCGCCCTCGATCGCCTCCTCCCCGCCGCGCTCGACCGTGTCTCCCTGGCGCTGCTGATCCCGGCTGGGGCGCTCGCCTATGTCGCCGCCTGCTGGGTCCTCGACGTGGCGCAGGTCCGCGCCCGCCTCGGCCGCACCCTCGCCGCACGGTTCGGGGCGGGGCAGGGCGCCGGCGCTTTGCAGCCGGGGGAGCGGCAGGGGTAG
- a CDS encoding glycosyltransferase, with protein sequence MTSATRRRLVFPVSRAQATCGVEAFARLLAEAAARRGDEVLALPLEGGRADRRAIAAALRPGDALVCNLPVVAWKRHVLAPLLALAAARRRGATATLMLHEWGDLDWKRRAMFRLYLPFADALLFSSPTVAAQLAEDAWTAPVRRRMRGALPIPPNLRPPATTADSPLAAAMRAWRQEGRFVLASFGSIYPKKQTTRLLDMLPALQRRGTQAVLVLIGSFVKGADRVEETFQAAVRARGLEGDVHVSGYVADEATLFGLFAEADAFAYCFAEGLTSRRGSVLACLQSERPVVVNAPAQAHEFTHHRAYGALLAARRLTLVPTDAGPEAYAEALLTARLRPPAAARIDFDACWDDAAEALARALDVPARDRAPTGLQGAGQESR encoded by the coding sequence ATGACGTCCGCGACGCGGCGCCGCCTGGTCTTTCCCGTCTCCCGCGCGCAGGCGACCTGCGGCGTCGAGGCCTTTGCGCGGCTGCTCGCCGAGGCGGCGGCCCGGCGGGGGGACGAGGTGCTGGCGCTGCCGCTGGAGGGCGGCCGAGCCGACCGGCGTGCCATCGCCGCAGCGCTGCGGCCGGGCGATGCGCTGGTCTGCAACCTGCCGGTCGTAGCCTGGAAGCGGCACGTGCTCGCCCCGCTGCTCGCCCTCGCCGCCGCGCGCCGGCGCGGGGCCACCGCCACGCTGATGCTGCACGAATGGGGCGACCTCGACTGGAAGCGGCGGGCAATGTTCCGCCTCTATCTTCCCTTCGCCGATGCGCTGCTGTTCTCCTCGCCCACGGTCGCGGCCCAGCTCGCCGAAGACGCCTGGACCGCGCCGGTGCGCCGGCGCATGCGCGGCGCCCTGCCGATCCCGCCGAACCTGCGGCCGCCGGCGACGACGGCCGACAGCCCGCTCGCCGCGGCGATGCGCGCCTGGCGCCAGGAGGGACGCTTCGTGCTGGCCTCCTTCGGCTCGATCTATCCGAAGAAGCAGACGACCAGGCTGCTCGACATGCTGCCGGCCCTGCAGCGGCGCGGCACGCAGGCGGTGCTGGTGCTGATCGGCAGCTTCGTCAAGGGCGCGGACCGCGTCGAGGAGACGTTCCAGGCCGCGGTGCGGGCGCGCGGTCTCGAGGGCGACGTGCATGTCAGCGGCTATGTCGCCGACGAGGCGACGCTGTTCGGCCTGTTCGCCGAGGCCGACGCCTTCGCCTATTGCTTCGCGGAAGGCCTCACGTCCCGGCGCGGCAGCGTGCTCGCCTGCCTGCAGTCGGAGCGGCCCGTCGTGGTCAACGCCCCGGCGCAGGCGCACGAGTTCACCCATCACCGCGCCTATGGCGCCCTGCTGGCCGCCCGCCGGCTCACCCTGGTGCCCACCGATGCCGGGCCCGAGGCCTATGCCGAGGCGCTGCTGACGGCACGCCTGCGCCCGCCCGCCGCGGCGCGGATCGACTTCGACGCCTGCTGGGACGACGCGGCCGAGGCCCTGGCGCGGGCGCTCGACGTGCCTGCCCGGGACCGTGCGCCGACCGGGCTGCAGGGGGCGGGGCAGGAATCGAGGTAG
- a CDS encoding aminotransferase class I/II-fold pyridoxal phosphate-dependent enzyme produces MFDRSTGGALTPLSVVIDQVLGPVRALIEGRPTLMFGTNSYLGLNFEESCVEAATEALRRFGAGSTASRVASGNQKLHVDLEKAVAALYGRSDAIVFSTGFMANLGAIGGLVREGDAIALDAHCHASIFDACRLSGAKVATFRHNDAADLQRVMAASGVAPARTLVVTEGVYSVLGDVADLPAIVAVTRGSGAVLLVDEAHSLGLYGAHARGVAEAQGVEDDVDVIVGTFSKSVGVVGGYCVTSDRAFRTLRFAARPYLYTASLPPPVVAAAHRAIDLIRDDASRRDKAWRNARAFHAGLVALGLPPSAPPGPVGAVRMPGIKPGLDMWRALLTAGVYVNMLIPPATPNGEVVLRYSVSAAHEPEDIETALAVIGRSARAVGIPLREPAPAGA; encoded by the coding sequence ATGTTCGACCGTTCCACCGGCGGAGCCCTGACGCCGCTCAGCGTGGTGATCGACCAGGTGCTCGGCCCGGTGCGCGCCCTGATCGAGGGCCGGCCGACCCTGATGTTCGGCACCAACTCCTATCTCGGCCTCAACTTCGAGGAGAGCTGCGTCGAGGCGGCGACCGAAGCCCTGCGCCGGTTCGGCGCCGGCTCCACCGCCTCGCGCGTCGCCAGCGGCAACCAGAAGCTGCATGTCGACCTGGAGAAGGCGGTCGCCGCGCTCTACGGCCGCTCCGACGCCATCGTGTTCTCCACCGGCTTCATGGCCAATCTCGGCGCCATCGGCGGGCTGGTGCGCGAGGGCGACGCCATCGCCCTCGACGCCCATTGCCACGCCTCGATCTTCGACGCCTGCCGCCTCAGCGGCGCCAAGGTCGCGACCTTCCGCCACAACGACGCGGCGGACCTGCAGCGCGTCATGGCCGCGAGCGGCGTGGCGCCGGCGCGCACGCTGGTGGTGACGGAGGGGGTCTACAGCGTGCTCGGCGACGTCGCCGACCTGCCGGCGATCGTCGCGGTGACGCGCGGCTCGGGCGCGGTGCTGCTGGTGGACGAAGCCCATTCGCTCGGCCTCTACGGCGCCCATGCTCGCGGGGTGGCCGAGGCGCAGGGCGTGGAGGACGACGTCGACGTCATCGTCGGCACCTTCTCCAAGAGCGTCGGCGTGGTCGGCGGCTATTGCGTGACGAGCGACCGGGCCTTCCGCACCCTGCGCTTCGCGGCGCGGCCCTATCTCTACACCGCCTCGCTGCCGCCGCCCGTCGTGGCGGCGGCGCACCGGGCGATCGACCTCATCCGCGACGATGCCTCGCGCCGCGACAAGGCCTGGCGCAACGCGCGCGCCTTCCATGCCGGCCTCGTCGCCCTCGGCCTGCCGCCCTCGGCGCCGCCCGGCCCGGTCGGCGCCGTGCGCATGCCCGGCATCAAGCCGGGCCTCGACATGTGGCGTGCGCTGCTCACCGCCGGCGTCTACGTCAACATGCTGATCCCGCCGGCGACGCCCAACGGCGAGGTGGTGCTGCGCTACAGCGTCTCGGCCGCCCACGAGCCGGAGGACATCGAGACCGCGCTCGCCGTCATCGGCCGCTCGGCCCGGGCGGTCGGCATCCCCCTCCGGGAGCCCGCGCCGGCCGGGGCCTGA
- a CDS encoding permease, whose protein sequence is MTGGATGPAAVASPLWFARHELRFAWRDFHGMLTAGRRHRARTVLVAVLALGLFLHALAWSIAGPYAGAAFPPDKPTLVAVAGGAFLSWTLMLSQAMESVTRAFYARADLDLILSSPAPARAVFAVRIGAVALGTAAMAMLLVGPFVNVLAVLGGVRWLAAYGVLVAMALAATGIAVAATTALFAAVGPRRTRLLAQIVAAVVGAAFVIGVQAVSIFSFGSLSRFEGLRSDWMLRHAPGLDSPLWWPARAAMGEAATLAVVLAGALALLLAAVAAASGRFARYAVDAAGVAQGAQRRGRAGRMRPAAPARALRRKEWTLLARDPWLVSQTLMQILYLVPPALLLWHNFGAQTGAAVMVAPVLVMAAGQLAGGLAWLAVSGEDAPDLVATAPVPARAVLRAKTEAVLIAVALALAPLVAALACLSAGAAAVTALGILAAAGSATAIQLFFRAQARRSQFRRRQTSSRAATFAEAFASIGWAGAAGLAAVGDVRALVPAVLALAVVLVARQISPKAA, encoded by the coding sequence ATGACCGGCGGCGCGACCGGTCCCGCCGCGGTGGCCTCGCCGCTCTGGTTCGCCCGCCACGAGCTGCGCTTCGCCTGGCGCGACTTCCACGGCATGCTGACGGCGGGACGGCGCCACCGGGCGCGCACGGTGCTGGTGGCGGTGCTGGCGCTCGGCCTGTTCCTGCACGCCCTCGCCTGGAGCATCGCCGGCCCCTATGCCGGGGCGGCGTTCCCGCCGGACAAGCCGACGCTGGTGGCGGTCGCCGGCGGCGCCTTCCTGTCCTGGACGCTGATGCTGTCCCAGGCGATGGAATCGGTGACGCGCGCCTTCTACGCCCGTGCCGACCTCGACCTGATCCTGTCCTCGCCGGCACCGGCCCGCGCCGTGTTCGCCGTGCGGATCGGCGCCGTCGCCCTCGGCACCGCGGCCATGGCGATGCTGCTGGTCGGCCCCTTCGTCAACGTGCTCGCCGTCCTCGGCGGCGTGCGCTGGCTCGCCGCCTACGGCGTGCTCGTCGCCATGGCGCTCGCCGCCACCGGCATCGCCGTGGCCGCGACCACGGCGCTGTTCGCCGCCGTCGGGCCGCGCCGGACGCGCCTCCTCGCCCAGATCGTCGCGGCGGTGGTGGGCGCGGCCTTCGTCATCGGCGTGCAGGCGGTGTCGATCTTCAGCTTCGGCAGCCTGTCGCGCTTCGAGGGCCTGCGCTCCGACTGGATGCTGCGCCATGCGCCGGGGCTGGACAGCCCGCTCTGGTGGCCGGCCCGGGCCGCCATGGGCGAGGCCGCGACGCTGGCCGTGGTGCTGGCGGGGGCGCTGGCGCTGCTGCTCGCGGCGGTCGCGGCCGCCTCCGGCCGCTTCGCCCGCTATGCCGTCGATGCCGCGGGCGTGGCGCAGGGCGCGCAGCGGCGGGGCCGGGCCGGGAGGATGCGGCCGGCGGCGCCCGCCCGGGCGCTGCGGCGCAAGGAATGGACGCTGCTGGCGCGCGACCCCTGGCTGGTGTCGCAGACGCTGATGCAGATCCTCTACCTCGTTCCGCCGGCTCTGCTGCTCTGGCACAATTTCGGGGCGCAGACCGGCGCCGCCGTCATGGTCGCGCCGGTCCTGGTCATGGCGGCCGGCCAGCTCGCCGGTGGGCTCGCCTGGCTCGCCGTGTCGGGCGAGGATGCGCCGGACCTGGTGGCGACCGCGCCGGTGCCGGCCCGCGCCGTGCTGCGCGCCAAGACCGAGGCGGTGCTGATCGCCGTGGCGCTGGCGCTGGCGCCGCTGGTGGCGGCGCTCGCCTGCCTCTCCGCCGGCGCCGCCGCGGTCACCGCCCTCGGCATCCTGGCCGCCGCCGGCTCGGCGACGGCGATCCAGCTCTTCTTCCGCGCGCAGGCCAGGCGCAGCCAGTTCCGCCGCCGCCAGACCTCCTCGCGCGCCGCCACCTTCGCCGAGGCCTTCGCCTCGATCGGCTGGGCCGGCGCCGCGGGCCTCGCCGCCGTCGGGGACGTGCGCGCCCTGGTGCCCGCGGTGCTGGCGCTCGCCGTGGTGCTGGTCGCCCGGCAGATCAGCCCGAAGGCGGCCTGA
- a CDS encoding polysaccharide deacetylase family protein: protein MSQSSAMPVSDAASPRIPVQPIGLRMRLAHRVARYAPARRHAMRNDRPLVSFSFDDIPVSAAATGARMLEEAGVRGTFFVATSLFGRSTDHWRVAEADSVAALARRGHEIGLHTHAHVPVVALDAAAFHSDMGECRRILSDLVPGRLLQNFAYPYGYASLVHRAILGLQARSSRTTHPGVNAGRIDLHYLCSILLDRSMRNPADIDALIERTIRQNGWLIFTTHDVDNPPSPYGCTPAILEHALDAVRRRGVRIATIGEALDLIGAPKAPHA from the coding sequence ATGAGCCAGTCCTCAGCCATGCCGGTTTCAGACGCAGCCAGCCCCAGGATTCCGGTGCAGCCGATCGGCCTGCGCATGCGCCTGGCGCACCGGGTGGCGCGCTACGCGCCGGCGCGGCGGCACGCCATGCGCAACGACCGGCCGCTGGTCAGCTTCAGCTTCGACGACATCCCGGTCTCGGCCGCCGCCACCGGCGCGCGCATGCTGGAGGAGGCCGGGGTGCGCGGCACCTTCTTCGTCGCCACCTCGCTGTTCGGCCGCTCCACCGACCATTGGCGCGTGGCCGAGGCCGACAGCGTCGCGGCGCTGGCGCGCCGCGGCCACGAGATCGGCCTGCACACCCATGCCCATGTGCCGGTCGTGGCCCTCGACGCCGCCGCCTTCCACAGCGACATGGGCGAGTGCCGGCGCATCCTCTCCGACCTCGTCCCCGGCCGGCTGCTGCAGAACTTCGCCTATCCCTACGGCTATGCCAGCCTGGTGCACCGGGCGATCCTGGGCCTGCAGGCGCGCTCCAGCCGCACCACCCATCCCGGCGTCAACGCCGGGCGCATCGATTTGCACTATCTCTGCTCGATCCTGCTCGACCGCTCGATGCGCAACCCCGCCGACATCGACGCCCTGATCGAGCGCACCATCCGCCAGAACGGCTGGCTGATCTTCACCACCCACGACGTCGACAATCCGCCGAGCCCCTATGGCTGCACCCCGGCCATCCTCGAGCACGCGCTCGACGCGGTGCGGCGCCGCGGCGTGAGGATCGCCACCATCGGCGAGGCGCTCGACCTGATCGGCGCGCCGAAGGCGCCGCACGCCTGA